From the Astatotilapia calliptera chromosome 6, fAstCal1.2, whole genome shotgun sequence genome, one window contains:
- the LOC113023778 gene encoding Fc receptor-like protein 5 isoform X2, which translates to MCNTLASLGKLKKPCPKVHERVMEKRQALNFLPVLAVASFLVKISGSSSFRPVLTGPDLAFSGPRVVFRCVASNVSPPVIYELIKDGRVRIGRNRDFQGGQVASFPIKVTAASEGSYHCRATAGGTREISNSIKLRVVTPPSYTRVTSEPFPPVAYEGSRMALSCDAEMGSNLSYSWFFNRKEITSSTSLPFHFVENKLLVERVTPEYAGNYSCSAWSSVNGIKRISSSTEVQVTIKVYVSKPEISFSVHKEGTSYHGNVTCWSTRGSPPVNLYLLLDGKEVNSVTAAQTLAAWFLVVVVPELDMGEARCRVKTENQDLTSEPVNLEVAPVGGNVKVEVEYLYTADSKLTTARLSCHVSRGTFPYISWLFNDSVLPSESHPDSHTQPILPHIAFADRRQSLILTKLSPEESGYYRCRARDSYDDSGPWVESAAELVQVTGERPGLREE; encoded by the exons GTGGATCAAGCTCTTTTCGCCCGGTGCTGACTGGTCCTGACCTGGCCTTCAGTGGCCCGAGGGTGGTTTTCCGTTGTGTTGCATCTAACGTCTCCCCACCAGTCATCTATGAGCTGATAAAGGATGGACGTGTGCGAATTGGCCGCAATAGAGATTTTCAAGGTGGCCAAGTTGCATCATTCCCTATCAAAGTAACTGCAGCGTCAGAAGGGTCATACCACTGCAGGGCCACAGCTGGAGGAACCAGAGAAATCAGCAACAGCATTAAGCTGAGAGTAGTCA CTCCACCATCATATACCAGAGTGACCTCTGAACCCTTCCCCCCAGTTGCATACGAGGGGTCACGCATGGCCCTGAGTTGTGACGCTGAAATGGGGTCCAACCTTTCCTACAGCTggttttttaacaggaaggaaatAACATCTTCGACTTCTCTCCCCTTCCACTTTGTGGAAAACAAGCTGCTGGTGGAGAGGGTAACTCCTGAGTATGCTGGAAATTATTCTTGCAGTGCTTGGTCCAGCGTGAATGGGATCAAAAGGATTTCCAGCAGCACAGAGGTCCAGGTGACAATCAAAG TCTATGTTTCAAAGCCAGAGATCTCCTTCTCCGTTCATAAAGAGGGAACCAGTTACCATGGCAATGTGACGTGCTGGTCAACAAGAGGGAGCCCTCCGGTGAACTTGTATCTTTTACTAGACGGTAAAGAAGTGAACTCCGTCACAGCAGCTCAGACCCTGGCTGCCTGGTTCCTTGTAGTCGTAGTCCCCGAGCTGGACATGGGAGAGGCACGATGCCGGGTGAAAACCGAAAATCAGGACCTCACAAGTGAGCCTGTGAACCTGGAAGTAG CTCCAGTTGGAGGAAATGTGAAAGTGGAGGTGGAATATCTGTACACAGCTGATTCCAAACTGACTACAGCAAGGCTGAGCTGTCACGTCAGCAGAGGAACTTTTCCTTACATCTCCTGGCTCTTCAATGACTCTGTCCTTCCCTCTGAGTCTCATCCGGATTCCCACACTCAGCCCATCCTGCCTCACATTGCCTTCGCTGACCGAAGACAATCCCTCATCCTCACTAAGCTCAGCCCTGAGGAGTCTGGGTATTACCGCTGCAGGGCCAGGGACAGCTACGATGACTCTGGGCCCTGGGTGGAGAGTGCAGCTGAGCTGGTCCAAGTCACAGGTGAAAGACCAGGACTAAGAGAGGAGTAA